In Drosophila willistoni isolate 14030-0811.24 chromosome XR unlocalized genomic scaffold, UCI_dwil_1.1 Seg144, whole genome shotgun sequence, one DNA window encodes the following:
- the LOC6638619 gene encoding digestive cysteine proteinase 1, translating to MQVFLIAALIVGLAVTSQATKPPRWDANYIVKGTLYIPYAEIAEPFYAWYDQNTRRSRIDYYGGMVKTYQLAGEGDFGTMLKLAPITTSDDLNKLTCLQVNGTTDQKVEIQSILPDAKPFTLIGTETFLGYTCDKFRLEQSIGQKKNVYTLWVRYKKSPHYPSSRMPIPVRYEMRGYNTLLGSHYDHYYLDYDSYEHDDIPNEVFEIDTDLTCVGFPGPGTGHYATFNPMQEFVSGVDSHVDNAFHHFKRKHGVAYRSDKEHEHRKNIFRQNLRYIHSKNRAKLTYTLAVNHLADKTEEELKARRGYKSSGVYNTGKPFPYDVNKYTDDIPSQYDWRLYGAVTPVKDQSVCGSCWSFGTIGHLEGAFFLKNGGNLVRLSQQALIDCSWGFGNNGCDGGEDFRVYQWMLKSGGVPTEEEYGPYLGQDGYCHVNNVTLVAPITGFVNVTSNDPNAFKIALLKHGPLSVAIDASPKTFSFYSHGVYYEPECKNDVDGLDHAVLAVGYGTINGEDYWLVKNSWSTYWGNDGYILMSARKNNCGVMTMPTYVEM from the exons ATGCAAGTGTTTTTAATTGCTGCGCTGATTGTGGGCCTGGCTGTAACAA GTCAGGCCACAAAGCCGCCACGTTGGGATGCAAATTATATAGTAAAGGGAACTCTATACATTCCCTATGCCGAAATTGCGGAACCCTTTTATGCTTGGTATGATCAAAACACACGAAGATCCCGCATAGATTACTATGGCGGCATGGTCAAGACCTATCAACTGGCTGGCGAGGGGGACTTTGGAACCATGTTAAAGCTGGCCCCCATCACCACCAGCGACGATTTGAACAAACTGACTTGCCTGCAAGTGAATGGCACCACCGATCAAAAGGTTGAGATTCAAAGCATATTGCCCGACGCAAAACCGTTCACATTGATCGGGACAGAAACATTCTTGGGTTATACATGCGACAAGTTCCGCTTGGAGCAGTCAATtggacaaaagaaaaatgtgtACACCCTGTGGGTGCGTTACAAGAAGTCACCACACTATCCATCTAGCCGCATGCCCATTCCGGTGCGTTACGAAATGCGTGGCTATAACACTCTACTGGGATCTCACTATGATCATTACTATCTGGACTATGATAGTTACGAGCACGATGATATACCCAACGAGGTTTTCGAGATTGATACCGATCTGACATGTGTGGGCTTCCCGGGACCCGGCACTGGACACTATGCCACCTTTAATCCCATGCAGGAGTTCGTCTCGGGCGTTGATTCTCATGTGGACAATGCATTCCATCATTTTAAGCGCAAGCACGGAGTAGCCTATCGCAGTGACAAGGAACACGAGCACAGGAAAAATATCTTCCGCCAGAACTTGCGCTATATTCACTCTAAAAATCGTGCCAAATTGACCTACACCTTGGCTGTCAATCATCTAGCGGACAAGACTGAGGAAGAATTGAAAGCAAGACGCGGTTATAAATCGTCTGGAGTGTACAACACCGGCAAACCCTTCCCCTACGATGTGAACAAATACACTGATGATATTCCATCACAGTACgattggcgtttgtatggagCTGTTACCCCAGTAAAAG ATCAATCTGTGTGCGGTTCTTGCTGGTCCTTTGGAACCATTGGCCATTTAGAGGGCGCGTTCTTCCTTAAAAACGGTGgcaatctggtgcgactctcGCAACAAGCTTTGATTGACTGCTCCTGGGGCTTTGGTAACAATGGTTGTGATGGCGGTGAAGATTTCCGCGTATATCAATGGATGTTGAAATCAGGAGGGGTGCCCACCGAAGAAGAATACGGCCCATATCTAGGTCAAGATGGTTACTGCCACGTTAACAATGTCACTCTGGTGGCACCCATTACGGGCTTTGTCAACGTTACTTCCAATGATCCGAACGCATTTAAGATAGCCCTGCTTAAGCATGGACCTCTATCGGTGGCCATTGATGCCTCACCAAAGACCTTTAGTTTCTACTCACATGGTGTTTACTATGAGCCAGAGTGTAAGAACGATGTCGATGGTCTCGATCATGCTGTTCTAGCTGTCGGTTATGGTACAATTAATGGCGAGGACTATTGGCTGGTGAAGAACTCGTGGTCCACATACTGGGGCAACGATGGTTACATTCTTATGTCGGCTCGCAAAAATAACTGCGGTGTCATGACAATGCCCACATATGTGGAAATgtga
- the LOC6638621 gene encoding uncharacterized protein LOC6638621, giving the protein MRSFVVAVLFFAGILAYSNAIPQYGLNEALIDLAKELAKEDRNSTIKFGNNTVIITGIANSNANINRIPNQRPQKNEQPSSNGWNYGSWNYYPGYGFWRTAVKQNETESIEDIMSMSDADMKAEEEDDQEEASLDKESEEDDKRHPNLQSDEVSEEELSHENDTQEDEEPEDSQE; this is encoded by the coding sequence ATGCGTTCATTTGTCGTCGCCGTTTTGTTCTTTGCTGGCATCCTTGCCTACAGCAATGCCATTCCCCAGTATGGACTGAACGAAGCGCTCATTGATCTGGCCAAAGAGTTGGCCAAGGAGGATAGGAACAGTACCATTAAATTTGGCAACAATACCGTTATCATAACAGGTATAGCCAATTCGAATGCTAATATCAATCGGATACCCAACCAGAGGCCACAGAAAAATGAGCAACCTTCTTCTAATGGATGGAATTACGGCAGTTGGAACTATTATCCTGGTTACGGTTTCTGGCGTACTGCCGTAAAGCAGAATGAAACAGAATCCATTGAGGATATTATGTCTATGAGTGATGCTGATATGAAAGCTGAAGAGGAGGATGATCAAGAAGAGGCATCTTTGGATAAAGAATCCGAAGAGGACGACAAAAGACACCCAAACCTTCAGTCCGATGAGGTTAGCGAAGAGGAACTTAGCCATGAGAACGACACTCAGGAGGATGAGGAGCCCGAGGACAGTCAggagtaa